Proteins found in one Salvia splendens isolate huo1 chromosome 10, SspV2, whole genome shotgun sequence genomic segment:
- the LOC121752593 gene encoding LOW QUALITY PROTEIN: pentatricopeptide repeat-containing protein At4g26680, mitochondrial-like (The sequence of the model RefSeq protein was modified relative to this genomic sequence to represent the inferred CDS: deleted 1 base in 1 codon) codes for MMKNLSQWRSFSTFLNKTDLKNPIETPIRSNRITNPILLPHRTMPPAKGQDSDFINVAHSHLIRSEWDKLNKISSGLSPFRIKHILLKAHKDYVISLEFFNWVELKNSKLNTLDVISILLHILTKNRKFKSAESIMRRTIEMGYLDFPRKVFEALVYSYRMCESSLRVFDALFKTHAHMKKFRNASDCFNWMKEYGFYPTVESCNAYLSALCSLGRSDIFLSFYREMRRCRISPNVYTVNMVTGAYCKADRLDLGVELFKDMEGMGLAPSVVSYNTLINGCCGTGLWSSAVKLKSAMEKDGVRPNDATYNTLMYALCKEAKMHEANKLLSEMRSTDVAPTTVTYNTLINGYSEAGNSEMGMRLFEEMSVAGVDADILTYNAVILGLCKQGKTKKAAYMVKELDRKKLVPNSSTFAALISITGQCVRNNPDRAFEIYRSMIRSGCQPNRATFQMLMSAFIKSEDYEGAVRVLKEMMERAIAPDSDALSCVLNGLGKEGVVMDLV; via the exons ATGATGAAAAACCTTTCGCAATGGCGCAGCTTCTCCACATTCCTCAACAAAACCGACCTAAAAAATCCGATCGAAACCCCAATTCGCAGTAACCGCATAACAAATCCCATCTTGTTACCTCACCGAACGATGCCTCCTGCAAAAGGTCAAGATTCGGACTTTATAAACGTAGCCCATAGTCATCTGATTCGCTCTGAATGGGATAAACTGAACAAAATATCCTCCGGTTTATCCCCATTTCGGATTAAGCACATACTGCTGAAAGCCCATAAAGACTATGTCATTTCTCTCGAATTCTTCAATTGGGTTGAGCTCAAGAATTCCAAACTCAACACCCTCGATGTGATTTCAATCCTTCTCCATATCTTAACCAAGAATCGCAAGTTCAAATCCGCGGAGTCAATCATGAGAAGAACTATTGAAATGGGCTATTTGg ATTTTCCGAGAAAGGTATTTGAGGCTTTGGTTTACTCTTATAGGATGTGTGAATCTTCATTACGTGTATTTGATGCTCTGTTTAAGACTCATGCGCATATGAAGAAGTTTAGGAATGCATCTGATTGTTTTAATTGGATGAAGGAGTATGGATTCTATCCCACTGTTGAGTCTTGTAATGCATATCTGAGTGCATTGTGCAGTTTAGGTCGTAGTGATATCTTCTTGTCTTTTTATAGGGAAATGCGTAGGTGCCGTATTTCTCCCAATGTGTATACTGTTAATATGGTTACAGGGGCTTATTGTAAAGCTGATAGATTGGATTTGGGAGTTGAGTTGTTCAAGGATATGGAAGGGATGGGGTTAGCTCCTAGTGTTGTTTCGTATAATACATTGATTAATGGATGCTGCGGTACGGGTCTCTGGAGTAGTGCTGTGAAGCTCAAGAGCGCGATGGAGAAGGATGGTGTTCGGCCAAATGATGCTACGTATAACACGCTCATGTATGCTTTGTGCAAGGAGGCGAAAATGCATGAGGCGAACAAGCTGTTGAGTGAAATGAGAAGCACGGATGTTGCTCCCACGACTGTAACTTACAACACTCTGATCAATGGATACAGTGAAGCTGGAAATAGTGAGATGGGAATGCGTCTGTTTGAGGAAATGTCGGTGGCTGGCGTTGATGCTGATATCTTGACTTATAATGCTGTCATTTTGGGGTTGTGTAAGCAGGGGAAGACAAAGAAAGCTGCGTATATGGTGAAAGAACTTGATAGGAAGAAGTTGGTGCCTAATTCGTCAACCTTTGCAGCCCTCATTAGT ATTACCGGGCAATGTGTGAGAAACAATCCTGATCGTGCTTTTGAGATCTACAGAAGTATGATCAGGAGTGGCTGTCAGCCCAATCGAGCAACTTTTCAAATGTTAATGTCTGCTTTTATAAAGAGTGAGGATTATGAAGGAGCAGTTAGGGTTTTGAAGGAGATGATGGAAAGAGCCATAGCTCCAGATTCAGATGCCTTGTCTTGTGTTTTGAATGGACTTGGGAAAGAGGGAGTTGTAATGGACTTGGTCTAG